Proteins encoded in a region of the Pristis pectinata isolate sPriPec2 chromosome 16, sPriPec2.1.pri, whole genome shotgun sequence genome:
- the fitm2 gene encoding acyl-coenzyme A diphosphatase FITM2 isoform X2, giving the protein MWGSGYIRSARYFVKFSWGWTVGLLLPFIFTSNYFVQRDVLYALRRITSCVVGTVVWFLSTRIFHIVENFTGECFESQNMTVLHEFENKHACSKQGHLWIGFDISGHSFLLSYCVLMIIEETAIMNELHKVEQKPGKATSTIIKSLFIALNALFLLWIWMFFCTAVYFHDLPQKIIGTIFGISAWYLTYKLWYKKRFSPGLPPEIGNKNE; this is encoded by the exons atgtggggctcaggctACATTCGGTCTGCACG GTACTTTGTCAAATTTTCATGGGGTTGGACTGTGGGCCTGcttcttccttttatttttacCTCAAACTACTTTGTCCAACGAGATGTTTTGTATGCATTACGGCGCATAACTTCATGTGTGGTAGGCACTGTTGTTTGGTTTCTCAGCACACGGATCTTTCACATTGTTGAAAATTTCACAGGCGAATGCTTTGAATCCCAAAATATGACCGTTCTCCATGAATTTGAAAATAAGCATGCTTGCAGCAAACAAGGCCATTTATGGATTGGCTTCGACATCTCTGGGCACTCCTTCTTGTTGTCATACTGTGTACTGATGATAATAGAAGAAACAGCAATCATGAATGAACTTCACAAAGTGGAACAAAAGCCGGGAAAGGCCACCTCCACTATCATTAAGTCACTGTTTATTGCTTTGAATGCATTGTTTCTGTTGTGGATTTGGATGTTCTTCTGCACTGCAGTATATTTTCACGATCTACCTCAAAAGATTATCGGAACTATTTTTGGAATTTCTGCCTGGTATTTAACGTACAAGCTTTGGTACAAGAAACGGTTTTCTCCTGGACTGCCACCGGAAATTGGGAACAAAAATGAGTAA
- the fitm2 gene encoding acyl-coenzyme A diphosphatase FITM2 isoform X1, translating into MAGFQRAWLRRHLALLLAAITLGGSVLKVTQPLAESYFSNRRNALNVYFVKFSWGWTVGLLLPFIFTSNYFVQRDVLYALRRITSCVVGTVVWFLSTRIFHIVENFTGECFESQNMTVLHEFENKHACSKQGHLWIGFDISGHSFLLSYCVLMIIEETAIMNELHKVEQKPGKATSTIIKSLFIALNALFLLWIWMFFCTAVYFHDLPQKIIGTIFGISAWYLTYKLWYKKRFSPGLPPEIGNKNE; encoded by the exons ATGGCCGGTTTTCAGCGGGCTTGGCTGCGCCGGCACCTGGCTCTGCTGCTCGCTGCCATCACTCTGGGCGGCTCGGTACTCAAAGTCACGCAGCCCCTGGCCGAGTCCTACTTCTCCAACCGGCGCAACGCGCTCAACGT GTACTTTGTCAAATTTTCATGGGGTTGGACTGTGGGCCTGcttcttccttttatttttacCTCAAACTACTTTGTCCAACGAGATGTTTTGTATGCATTACGGCGCATAACTTCATGTGTGGTAGGCACTGTTGTTTGGTTTCTCAGCACACGGATCTTTCACATTGTTGAAAATTTCACAGGCGAATGCTTTGAATCCCAAAATATGACCGTTCTCCATGAATTTGAAAATAAGCATGCTTGCAGCAAACAAGGCCATTTATGGATTGGCTTCGACATCTCTGGGCACTCCTTCTTGTTGTCATACTGTGTACTGATGATAATAGAAGAAACAGCAATCATGAATGAACTTCACAAAGTGGAACAAAAGCCGGGAAAGGCCACCTCCACTATCATTAAGTCACTGTTTATTGCTTTGAATGCATTGTTTCTGTTGTGGATTTGGATGTTCTTCTGCACTGCAGTATATTTTCACGATCTACCTCAAAAGATTATCGGAACTATTTTTGGAATTTCTGCCTGGTATTTAACGTACAAGCTTTGGTACAAGAAACGGTTTTCTCCTGGACTGCCACCGGAAATTGGGAACAAAAATGAGTAA